The following are encoded in a window of Psilocybe cubensis strain MGC-MH-2018 chromosome 4, whole genome shotgun sequence genomic DNA:
- a CDS encoding Vacuolar protein-sorting-associated protein 46, whose translation MSNLEKTLFQLKFTAKTLSRQAKKAQKDENSEKLRLKKALQQGNNDGARIYASNAIRKKSEALNLLRLSSRIDAVASRVETAVTMRQVTGNMTSVVRGMDKAMDSMNLERISMVMDKFEAQFTDLDVQTSYMEDAMSSTTATSTPQDQIDQLMRQTAEEANIELQHDLAAKEIPSLADLSPKEKVQDEDDKLADRLRALRPAT comes from the exons GAGCAATCTTGAGA AAACCCTCTTCCAGTTAAAG TTTACAGCAAAGACTCTGAGTCGCCAGGCGAAAAAGGCTCAGAAAGATGAGAACAGCGAGAAACTACGACTGAAGAAG GCACTACAGCAGGGCAACAACGATGGAGCTCGTATCTACGCCTCAAACGCAATTAGAAAGAAGAGCGAGGCACTCAATCTACTTCGTCTATCGAGCAGGATAGATGCGGTCGCCAGCAGAGTAGAGACAGCCGTTACAATGCGTCAAGTGACTGGGAACATGACTTCAGTTGTTCGTGGAATGGATAAAGCTATGGACAGCATGAATCTCGAACGA ATATCGATGGTCATGGACAAATTTGAGGCCCAATTTACCGATCTCGATGTACAAACCTCCTACATGGAAGATGCCATGAGTTCGACAACCGCAACTTCTACACCCCAAGACCAGATCGATCAGCTCATGCGTCAAACAGCAGAGGAAGCCAATATAGAGCTTCAACATGACCTAGCTGCGAAGGAAATTCCTTCCTTAGCTGATCTTTCTCCCAAGGAGAAGGTccaagatgaagatgacaaaCTGGCAGATCGACTGCGGGCGCTGAGACCCGCAACATGA
- a CDS encoding Baeyer-Villiger oxidase ptaJ has protein sequence MLSDIDDKFFPPPSHRGSPPNLLAPRTWPGVSPASTAALQAILTDNHKKWHIFFNDRGFHNHTAHAALTLWSLGAHETILQKSYQVNAQEQRPAFTSPNAVSKKDWKDYLGDERYYQAYLEFFKGELQTKSISVMLEEYIFSTAANFVPGANKQPEMLNRFMEGLLHPLIHTGFGVEFALPGTFAEGLAQAAVHGASSTKVIPETWFNQYESLSSRFANAVGFGDKSTKKPVHAFTVLARILADPIFVPTKVAEMYGFYKTTVELLGDSIKKYVDEWTLEGDLEKSLEQLIWVNTLIYGVGGSEEPTFNADFFHMHLVTSSVFLSSIFSHLKPSSQVLLLRSYFAVSLGWYIGRGRPALDIAGFFKNPDTVHPKAPGPEPTPHKDTYPSATSPHAITPDPWLAILQSAATYPDDHLPKLQRALSEHASHFGSVRAGTFAGTELKDAELIDGSLFIRTAGLTANRMGWVREGEAPLEGSWDRRGFFKVLSSKL, from the exons ATGCTATCCGACATTGACGACAAGTTCTTTCCCCCTCCTTCTCACAGAGGCTCTCCTCCAAATCTCCTCGCCCCTCGCACCTGGCCTGGCGTCTCTCCAGCATCTACAGCCGCTCTCCAGGCTATTCTCACAGACAACCACAAGAAATGGCACATATTCTTCAATGACCGTGGCTTTCACAA CCATACAGCCCACGCAGCTCTCACCCTATGGTCTCTCGGGGCCCATGAGACCATCCTCCAAAAGTCGTATCAAGTAAATGCCCAGGAGCAGCGCCCCGCCTTCACTTCTCCGAACGCTGTTTCCAAGAAAGACTGGAAGGACTATCTTGGTGATGAGAG GTACTATCAAGCTTACCTTGAATTCTTCAAGGGCGAGCTCCAGACCAAGAGCATCAGCGTCATGCTGGAGGAATACATCTTCTCGACAGCCGCAAACTTCGTCCCAGGAGCCAACAAACAACCAGAAATGCTAAACCGGTTCATGGAgggtcttcttcatcctctcaTCCACACAGGGTTTGGTGTCGAGTTTGCTCTGCCTGGTACATTCGCAGAAG GCCTTGCACAAGCAGCCGTTCACGGCGCATCCTCTACAAAGGTAATTCCTGAAACATGGTTTAACCAATATGAAAGCCTTTCGTCGCGATTTGCAAACGCTGTTGGTTTTGGGGACAAGAGCACCAAAAAACCAGTTCATGCCTTTACAGTCCTCGCTCGAATTCTCGCAGACCCTATCTTTGTTCCCACCAAAGTCGCAGAGATGTATGGATTTTACAAGACTACAGTTGAACTGCTGGGAGATTCCATCAAGAAATATGTCGACGAATGGACCCTTGAGGGCGATTTGGAGAAAAGCCTCGAACAATTGATTTGGGTTAACACGCTGATATATGGTGTGGGCGGATCTGAGGAACCAACCTTCAACGCAGACTTTTTCCA TATGCACCTAGTCACATCTTCAGTGTTTCTTTCCAGCATATTTTCGCACCTCAAGCCAAGTTCCCAAGTGCTGCTTTTGCGAAGCTACTTTGCTGTCTCTCTGGGATGGTACATTGGCCGCGGACGTCCGGCTCTTGATATCGCGGGATTCTTCAAGAACCCGGACACGGTCCATCCTAAAGCACCTGGACCTGAGCCAACTCCGCACAAAGACACGTACCCATCGGCAACGTCGCCTCATGCCATCACACCGGACCCATGGCTGGCCATTCTGCAGTCAGCCGCGACATACCCGGACGATCACCTGCCCAAGTTACAGAGAGCACTCAGTGAACATGCGTCGCATTTTGGGAGTGTGAGAGCGGGCACGTTTGCGGGAACGGAACTGAAGGATGCAGAGCTCATCGATGGCAGTCTATTTATCAGAACTGCGGGGTTAACTGCGAACAGAATGGGATGGGTACGGGAAGGCGAGGCACCGTTGGAAGGCTCCTGGGATCGACGTGGGTTTTTCAAAGTACTTTCGAGTAAACTGTGA